The proteins below are encoded in one region of Malaclemys terrapin pileata isolate rMalTer1 chromosome 8, rMalTer1.hap1, whole genome shotgun sequence:
- the TXNDC15 gene encoding thioredoxin domain-containing protein 15 isoform X1, translating to MRALSSPGGRLRQLLWVTWLSGSLLAGAAAEENADPLSETALPLSTERGSVLTGEPQAPVQYKTAEIADAMLGSGIPADQSVVLSVIPGEAKDRRMSEFGIGTCDAAVEDAECSVGTSLASHFSQPGSHVQEQAGDTNVVLEAIPASPAEESNSTDSVKTPKVNCEERNITGIRNFTLQILNVSQDLMEFLNPNSSDCTLVLFYTPWCRFSANLAPHFNSLPRAFPTLNFLALDASQHSSLSTRFGTVAVPNILLFQGAKPMARFNHTDRTLEMLKAFIFNQTGIEAKNDVVVTEEDRAGPLPSVLTKGIDWLLLFSLLFLVSFIMYATIRTESIRWLIPGQEQEHQE from the exons ATGCGGGCTCTCTCCTCTCCCGGGGGGAGACTCCGGCAGCTGCTCTGGGTGACCTGGCTGAGCGGGAGCCTCCTGGCAG gagcagcagcagaggaaaaTGCTGACCCACTGTCTGAAACTGCCCTACCTCTTAGCACAGAACGTGGTTCTGTCCTTACTGGAGAGCCTCAGGCACCAGTGCAGTACAAGACTGCAGAAATTGCTGATGCAATGCTGGGTAGTGGGATTCCTGCTGATCAGTCTGTGGTGCTGTCAGTTATTCCAGGAGAAGCAAAGGACAGACGCATGTCTGAATTCGGTATTGGCACCTGCGATGCAGCAGTAGAAGATGCTGAATGTAGTGTGGGGACTAGCCTTGCTTCTCACTTCTCACAGCCTGGTTCACATGTTCAAGAACAAGCAGGGGACACTAATGTAGTGCTAGAGGCTATACCTGCTTCACCAGCTGAGGAATCTAATAGCACAGACAGTGTAAAAACTCCCAAAGTGAACTGTGAGGAAAGAAATATTACCGGGATCAGAAACTTCACGCTACAAATCCTGAATGTTTCGCAA GACCTGATGGAGTTTTTAAACCCAAACAGCAGTGACTGTACATTAGTCTTGTTTTATACACCCTGGTGTCGCTTCTCTGCCAATCTGGCCCCTCATTTTAATTCTTTGCCCCGAGCATTTCCAACTCTAAACTTCCTGGCATTGGATGCATCTCAGCATAGCAG TTTATCAACCAGATTTGGAACTGTGGCCGTTCCGAATATCCTCCTTTTCCAAGGAGCCAAACCCATGGCCAGATTTAATCATACAGACCGAACCCTGGAAATGCTGAAAGCATTCATTTTTAATCAGACAG GAATAGAAGCTAAGAATGATGTGGTGGTAACTGAGGAAGACCGAGCAGGCCCTCTACCGAGTGTCCTAACAAAAGGAATAGATTGGTTACTTTTATTCTCTTTATTGTTTCTGGTTAGTTTTATTATGTATGCTACCATTCGGACTGAGAGCATTCGTTGGCTAATACCGGGACAAGAGCAGGAGCATCAGGAATAA
- the TXNDC15 gene encoding thioredoxin domain-containing protein 15 isoform X2 encodes MRALSSPGGRLRQLLWVTWLSGSLLAGAAAEENADPLSETALPLSTERGSVLTGEPQAPVQYKTAEIADAMLGSGIPADQSVVLSVIPGEAKDRRMSEFGIGTCDAAVEDAECSVGTSLASHFSQPGSHVQEQAGDTNVVLEAIPASPAEESNSTDSVKTPKVNCEERNITGIRNFTLQILNVSQDLMEFLNPNSSDCTLVLFYTPWCRFSANLAPHFNSLPRAFPTLNFLALDASQHSSLSTRFGTVAVPNILLFQGAKPMARFNHTDRTLEMLKAFIFNQTVLLCMLPFGLRAFVG; translated from the exons ATGCGGGCTCTCTCCTCTCCCGGGGGGAGACTCCGGCAGCTGCTCTGGGTGACCTGGCTGAGCGGGAGCCTCCTGGCAG gagcagcagcagaggaaaaTGCTGACCCACTGTCTGAAACTGCCCTACCTCTTAGCACAGAACGTGGTTCTGTCCTTACTGGAGAGCCTCAGGCACCAGTGCAGTACAAGACTGCAGAAATTGCTGATGCAATGCTGGGTAGTGGGATTCCTGCTGATCAGTCTGTGGTGCTGTCAGTTATTCCAGGAGAAGCAAAGGACAGACGCATGTCTGAATTCGGTATTGGCACCTGCGATGCAGCAGTAGAAGATGCTGAATGTAGTGTGGGGACTAGCCTTGCTTCTCACTTCTCACAGCCTGGTTCACATGTTCAAGAACAAGCAGGGGACACTAATGTAGTGCTAGAGGCTATACCTGCTTCACCAGCTGAGGAATCTAATAGCACAGACAGTGTAAAAACTCCCAAAGTGAACTGTGAGGAAAGAAATATTACCGGGATCAGAAACTTCACGCTACAAATCCTGAATGTTTCGCAA GACCTGATGGAGTTTTTAAACCCAAACAGCAGTGACTGTACATTAGTCTTGTTTTATACACCCTGGTGTCGCTTCTCTGCCAATCTGGCCCCTCATTTTAATTCTTTGCCCCGAGCATTTCCAACTCTAAACTTCCTGGCATTGGATGCATCTCAGCATAGCAG TTTATCAACCAGATTTGGAACTGTGGCCGTTCCGAATATCCTCCTTTTCCAAGGAGCCAAACCCATGGCCAGATTTAATCATACAGACCGAACCCTGGAAATGCTGAAAGCATTCATTTTTAATCAGACAG TTTTATTATGTATGCTACCATTCGGACTGAGAGCATTCGTTGGCTAA
- the C8H5orf24 gene encoding UPF0461 protein C5orf24 homolog isoform X2 — protein sequence MMHPVASSNTAFCGTGKSSCLNEDNVRSTDQFDLYSTQQSKYSHTVSHKPIACQRQDTLNETHLQATSGRNIETKDELKKKKNLNRSGKRGRPSGTTKSAGYRTSTGRPLGTTKAAGFKTSPGRPLGTTKAAGYKVSPGRPPGKKQQAFRCSSDA from the exons ATGATGCATCCTGTTGCCAGCAGTAATACAGCTTTCTGTGGGACTGGCAAGAGTTCTTGCCTTAACGAAGACAATGTGAGATCCACTGATCAGTTTGACTTGTATTCTACACAGCAAAGCAAATACAGCCACACAGTCAGCCACAAACCAATTGCATGCCAGAGACAAGACACGTTAAATGAAACACACTTGCAGGCCACAAGTGGCAGGAATATAGAGACAAAAGATGaactaaagaaaaagaaaaacctcaaCCGATCTGGTAAACGTGGAAGGCCATCGGGGACCACAAAATCAGCGGGGTACCGAACCAGCACAGGTCGACCTCTTGGGACCACCAAAGCAGCTGGATTTAAAACAAGTCCAGGCAGACCCTTGGGTACAACTAAAGCTGCAGGATACAAAGTCAGCCCAGGCAGACCTCCAG GAAAAAAGCAGCAAGCCTTCAGGTGTTCCAGTGATGCCTAA
- the C8H5orf24 gene encoding UPF0461 protein C5orf24 homolog isoform X1, with protein MMHPVASSNTAFCGTGKSSCLNEDNVRSTDQFDLYSTQQSKYSHTVSHKPIACQRQDTLNETHLQATSGRNIETKDELKKKKNLNRSGKRGRPSGTTKSAGYRTSTGRPLGTTKAAGFKTSPGRPLGTTKAAGYKVSPGRPPGSIKALSRLANLSYTCGSAAFPYPMVHNRGVHAAGETSSKVKQPNE; from the coding sequence ATGATGCATCCTGTTGCCAGCAGTAATACAGCTTTCTGTGGGACTGGCAAGAGTTCTTGCCTTAACGAAGACAATGTGAGATCCACTGATCAGTTTGACTTGTATTCTACACAGCAAAGCAAATACAGCCACACAGTCAGCCACAAACCAATTGCATGCCAGAGACAAGACACGTTAAATGAAACACACTTGCAGGCCACAAGTGGCAGGAATATAGAGACAAAAGATGaactaaagaaaaagaaaaacctcaaCCGATCTGGTAAACGTGGAAGGCCATCGGGGACCACAAAATCAGCGGGGTACCGAACCAGCACAGGTCGACCTCTTGGGACCACCAAAGCAGCTGGATTTAAAACAAGTCCAGGCAGACCCTTGGGTACAACTAAAGCTGCAGGATACAAAGTCAGCCCAGGCAGACCTCCAGGTAGCATTAAAGCTCTATCACGGCTTGCAAATCTAAGTTATACTTGTGGCAGTGCAGCTTTTCCCTATCCTATGGTGCATAACAGAGGAGTACATGCTGCTGGTGAAACTAGTAGCAAAGTCAAACAACCCAATGAGTGA